In one Mucilaginibacter ginsenosidivorax genomic region, the following are encoded:
- a CDS encoding Ig-like domain-containing protein yields the protein MLNQKSANFYNFFFYIFVALVIFGCAAQQQPQGGPRDVTPPVLVKALPANKTRNFAAKEINLEFDEFIKLANQYTEITMSPTMEKQPEYTANKKHLRIVFKDTLKKNTTYVINFGKGIQDVNESNVMKNFTYVFSTGPHIDSLSISGNVNNTLTQEKEKDVTVMLFPLKQDSLLFGKKKPSIFTTTDSSGNFSLNNLHEDQYRIYALKEASPDKIFNNDNELIAFLKKPINLKSDTANIKLNLFKQFPEKFRFSEKRFDVDGKMLFVFNKALQNPSLKIIYPADINNQKYVEFSKTKDTASVFVKYMNFDSIRVAVYDNNKPVDTTYLLKQKKETFTRVFNFKYNVSNDKLKPGNDLKITSNLPVDVIDNAQITLKEDSIGLGSSDYTLQKDTGNVKSLTLKYRWRQNAKYELIFNPGAFTDIYGDKNKFTSKKFQPDKPENYSSLTLKVTLPDTSKAYVVELLNDQKVVLETTPIRRNGPVVYKTILTGKYFVRVIYDENKNGRWDSGNVHLKKQPENTWVNEKEITLRPNWEAEEPIVVPREPLTP from the coding sequence ATGTTAAATCAAAAATCGGCTAATTTTTACAATTTTTTCTTCTATATTTTTGTCGCTTTGGTCATTTTTGGCTGCGCAGCCCAGCAACAACCGCAGGGAGGCCCCAGGGATGTAACACCGCCGGTTTTGGTGAAGGCCTTGCCGGCCAACAAGACCCGTAATTTTGCCGCCAAAGAAATTAACCTGGAATTTGACGAGTTTATAAAACTGGCCAACCAGTACACCGAAATTACCATGAGCCCTACCATGGAAAAACAACCGGAGTACACCGCCAATAAAAAACACCTGCGCATAGTTTTTAAAGACACCCTTAAAAAAAATACAACCTACGTTATCAATTTTGGAAAAGGCATTCAGGATGTAAACGAAAGTAACGTGATGAAAAATTTCACTTACGTTTTTTCAACCGGTCCGCATATCGATTCACTCAGTATTTCTGGAAATGTAAATAACACCCTGACCCAGGAAAAAGAAAAAGACGTAACCGTAATGCTTTTCCCGCTAAAACAAGACTCCCTCCTGTTTGGCAAAAAAAAGCCATCTATTTTTACCACTACAGATTCATCGGGAAATTTTAGTTTGAATAATTTACATGAAGACCAGTACCGCATCTACGCGTTAAAAGAAGCAAGCCCCGATAAAATTTTTAATAACGATAATGAACTCATCGCTTTTTTAAAGAAACCCATCAACCTTAAATCTGATACGGCAAATATAAAACTAAACCTGTTTAAGCAATTCCCCGAAAAATTCAGATTCTCGGAAAAACGATTTGACGTTGATGGCAAAATGTTATTTGTTTTTAATAAGGCTTTGCAAAACCCATCGCTAAAAATAATTTACCCCGCAGATATCAATAACCAAAAATATGTTGAGTTTAGCAAGACCAAGGATACCGCATCGGTGTTTGTAAAATACATGAACTTCGATTCTATCCGGGTAGCTGTTTATGACAACAATAAACCGGTTGATACCACGTATCTGCTAAAACAGAAAAAAGAAACCTTCACCAGGGTATTCAATTTTAAATACAATGTATCAAACGATAAGCTAAAGCCGGGTAACGATCTTAAAATTACCAGCAACCTGCCCGTAGATGTTATTGACAATGCGCAGATCACACTAAAGGAGGATTCAATTGGCCTGGGCTCATCCGATTATACTTTGCAAAAAGATACCGGCAATGTTAAAAGTTTAACACTTAAATACCGTTGGCGGCAAAACGCCAAATATGAGCTTATTTTTAATCCCGGCGCATTCACGGATATATACGGTGATAAAAATAAATTTACTTCAAAAAAATTCCAGCCTGATAAGCCCGAAAACTATAGCTCACTTACCTTGAAGGTTACTTTGCCCGATACCTCAAAAGCTTACGTTGTTGAGCTGCTGAATGACCAAAAGGTAGTGTTGGAAACAACCCCCATCAGGCGAAACGGCCCGGTAGTTTATAAAACTATTTTAACCGGCAAGTACTTCGTTAGGGTAATTTATGATGAAAATAAAAACGGCCGGTGGGACAGCGGTAACGTGCACTTAAAAAAGCAACCGGAAAATACCTGGGTAAACG